In 'Nostoc azollae' 0708, the following are encoded in one genomic region:
- the hmpF gene encoding pilus motility taxis protein HmpF has translation MLYLAEVQKQKGGLLGGGSKTELKLLACQRSDQNWSTVSEETIGAEEASKLNDGALVLVELSPNRQVKRIQEAGRPLVNILQNFSRQMEKFKLKEDEIDQWKQSLMFQVQELNRREMEMESRWEELQHLEHEVQDLEKQKQEVKSSREQIEQLRTEVERNRQELEGAWEHLRGEQRRLDDLQAYSPQGTVVDEAQTKAITDLLNRLSGGVGSTVALRENLNFAFELLEQQQATLNPHWQQLEQQQSLAQQQQGEVEQLSQSWRDHQTEFQQFQNSLHQQIAELQLTTATLKNKQGLSDILKEQLGTQQDLYQQTQALVAMADNLLFGQQVDVEVLENLSLEELQKIVQDLHDKLEIDSSFVQDQEQELNCKEQGIKDLEANIQQVSGEELKNLELELAEEKDLYRMLNKSLRPQRNNLLRQEQTFKQHQKILLQRQGHFVIDSPGNNTINLDSIVSQIDNQRQHNFHELQKLENEIQQLSADIEIKQGEIDHQTQELESKDQELKSMEEQLLNLQTATAECWGRVNLYQQALQPIQDCLDSLRDKLHTISDSLTHVEEVGDSQRQTISEMRQTIQSLMNMPDVLVS, from the coding sequence GTGCTGTATCTAGCAGAAGTACAAAAGCAGAAGGGCGGTTTACTCGGTGGTGGTTCTAAAACAGAACTCAAACTACTAGCTTGTCAACGCAGCGACCAGAATTGGAGTACTGTATCGGAAGAAACTATTGGGGCTGAAGAAGCCAGTAAATTAAATGATGGCGCACTGGTACTGGTGGAACTGAGTCCGAATCGTCAAGTAAAGCGAATTCAGGAAGCAGGTCGTCCGCTAGTAAATATTTTGCAGAATTTTTCCCGCCAAATGGAAAAATTTAAGCTGAAAGAAGATGAGATTGACCAGTGGAAGCAATCGCTAATGTTTCAAGTCCAAGAGCTAAATCGCCGAGAAATGGAGATGGAATCGCGCTGGGAAGAACTGCAACACCTGGAACATGAGGTACAAGATTTAGAAAAACAAAAGCAGGAAGTGAAATCATCCCGTGAGCAAATTGAACAGCTCCGGACTGAAGTTGAACGCAATCGTCAGGAACTAGAAGGTGCTTGGGAGCATTTGCGGGGAGAACAGCGTCGTTTAGATGACCTCCAAGCATATTCCCCCCAAGGCACGGTTGTGGATGAGGCGCAAACTAAGGCAATTACTGATTTACTCAATCGCTTGTCTGGTGGTGTTGGTTCCACTGTTGCATTGCGGGAAAACCTCAATTTTGCTTTTGAACTCCTAGAACAACAGCAAGCTACTCTCAACCCACATTGGCAACAACTGGAGCAGCAACAGTCTTTAGCTCAACAACAACAAGGTGAAGTTGAACAACTGTCGCAATCTTGGCGCGATCACCAAACCGAATTTCAACAGTTCCAAAATTCTCTACACCAACAAATAGCCGAGTTACAACTAACTACAGCAACACTTAAAAACAAACAAGGGTTGTCTGATATACTTAAAGAACAGTTGGGAACTCAACAAGATTTATACCAACAAACCCAGGCTTTGGTAGCAATGGCTGACAATCTGCTTTTTGGCCAGCAAGTTGATGTAGAAGTTTTGGAGAACCTTTCCCTGGAAGAACTACAAAAAATAGTTCAAGACTTGCACGATAAACTGGAAATTGATTCTAGTTTCGTTCAAGACCAAGAACAAGAGCTAAATTGCAAAGAACAAGGTATAAAAGACTTAGAAGCAAACATACAACAAGTGTCTGGAGAAGAACTAAAAAATTTAGAATTAGAACTAGCTGAAGAAAAAGACCTCTATCGGATGCTCAATAAAAGTTTAAGACCTCAACGCAATAATTTACTCAGGCAGGAGCAAACTTTTAAACAGCACCAAAAGATACTGCTGCAACGACAAGGACACTTTGTTATCGACTCTCCAGGTAATAACACGATTAATTTAGATTCAATTGTTTCCCAAATTGATAACCAACGACAACACAATTTCCACGAATTGCAAAAGCTGGAAAATGAGATTCAACAGCTAAGTGCTGATATTGAGATTAAGCAGGGGGAAATTGATCATCAAACTCAGGAGCTAGAGTCCAAGGATCAAGAACTCAAATCAATGGAAGAACAACTACTCAACTTGCAAACGGCAACTGCTGAATGCTGGGGTAGGGTAAATTTATATCAACAAGCACTACAACCTATTCAAGATTGCTTGGATAGTTTGCGGGATAAGCTGCACACGATCTCAGACTCTTTAACTCATGTTGAAGAGGTTGGTGATTCTCAACGTCAGACTATTAGCGAAATGCGTCAAACCATTCAAAGTTTGATGAATATGCCGGATGTATTAGTTTCTTAG
- the tilS gene encoding tRNA lysidine(34) synthetase TilS, with protein MTWTAIHAEIHCTIRARHLFARNQKLLVAVSGGQDSLCLIKLLLDLQPKWKWSLAIAHCDHCWREDSQANAHHVENLAHNWHTPFYLETATNPVKNEASARNWRYQALTKIAEVHNYQYIVTGHTASDRAETLLYNLMRGTGADGLQALTWQRPLNENIILVRPLLEVTRSQTEQFCQEFNLPIWQDSTNQNLQYARNRIRQELIPYLKENFNPQVESNLAQTAELLLAEVEYLEQTAHQLRLEASEKGENDILQLNRPILKRVPLALQRRVMRQVLQKILPDAPNFEHIEKLRVLITAPNRSQTDPFPGGAIAQVQGDWIFIS; from the coding sequence ATGACATGGACTGCCATCCACGCCGAAATACATTGTACTATCCGCGCCCGTCATTTATTTGCACGTAACCAAAAGTTATTAGTCGCGGTTTCTGGTGGACAAGATTCTTTGTGCTTAATTAAACTATTATTGGATTTACAACCAAAATGGAAGTGGAGTTTAGCTATAGCTCATTGTGATCATTGCTGGCGTGAAGATTCCCAAGCTAATGCTCACCATGTGGAAAATTTAGCACACAATTGGCATACACCTTTTTATTTAGAAACCGCTACAAATCCAGTTAAGAATGAAGCCTCAGCCAGAAATTGGCGTTATCAAGCTTTAACAAAGATTGCCGAAGTTCATAATTATCAATATATTGTCACTGGACACACTGCAAGCGATCGCGCGGAAACTCTACTCTACAACTTGATGCGCGGTACTGGTGCTGACGGTTTACAAGCTTTAACTTGGCAACGTCCACTAAATGAGAATATTATCCTCGTACGTCCATTGTTAGAAGTTACCCGTTCCCAAACGGAGCAGTTTTGTCAAGAATTTAATTTACCAATTTGGCAAGATTCCACCAATCAAAATTTACAATATGCACGAAATCGCATTCGTCAAGAATTAATCCCATATTTAAAAGAAAATTTTAACCCCCAGGTAGAATCAAATTTGGCTCAAACTGCCGAACTCCTGCTTGCAGAGGTAGAGTATTTAGAACAAACAGCCCATCAATTGCGGTTGGAAGCGTCAGAAAAGGGTGAGAATGATATTTTACAACTAAATCGTCCCATCTTAAAAAGAGTACCCCTAGCCTTGCAACGTAGGGTAATGCGTCAGGTATTACAAAAAATATTACCTGATGCTCCCAACTTTGAACATATTGAGAAGTTAAGGGTTTTAATTACAGCCCCCAATCGTTCCCAAACCGATCCGTTTCCTGGAGGTGCGATCGCTCAAGTACAAGGTGACTGGATTTTCATAAGTTAA
- a CDS encoding SDR family NAD(P)-dependent oxidoreductase, translating to MNIQGKVALITGASRGIGKAIALELAQQGVKRLILVARDHHKLAQVAQEIEEIGTETIIIALDLTQSVNVNIAIAQLWRNYGPVHILVNCAGVAYQNSFLQSKLPQVQEELSVNLLGMYNLTSLIARRMVSQREGTIVNVSSLMGKVAAPTMATYSATKFAILGFTQALRRELAEHNIRVVALLPTLTDTDMVRDLKLFRGVTPMTPQQVAQALMIGLQKDTSEILVGWQSHLAVWSQNFAPWLLEVVLKLAAPRKQPQISLIKSLTAKIQHFSNWLFSKNKVAFVSERK from the coding sequence ATGAATATTCAAGGCAAAGTTGCTTTAATTACAGGGGCTTCCCGTGGAATTGGTAAAGCGATCGCATTAGAATTAGCCCAGCAAGGAGTAAAGCGGCTGATATTGGTAGCACGCGATCACCATAAATTAGCCCAAGTAGCCCAAGAAATTGAGGAAATAGGCACCGAAACGATTATCATCGCCTTAGATTTAACCCAATCAGTCAACGTGAATATTGCGATCGCCCAACTGTGGCGCAACTATGGACCTGTCCATATACTTGTCAACTGTGCAGGAGTCGCATATCAAAACTCATTTCTGCAATCAAAACTTCCCCAAGTGCAAGAAGAACTCTCCGTTAACTTGTTGGGAATGTATAACCTCACGAGTCTGATAGCGCGACGTATGGTTAGTCAAAGAGAGGGAACAATTGTCAATGTTTCCAGTCTGATGGGGAAAGTAGCAGCACCAACAATGGCCACCTATTCAGCCACCAAATTTGCAATTTTAGGCTTTACTCAAGCCTTGCGTCGGGAACTAGCAGAACACAACATCCGCGTTGTCGCTTTACTTCCCACCCTCACCGACACAGATATGGTGCGCGACTTAAAACTATTTCGTGGAGTCACCCCTATGACACCCCAGCAAGTAGCCCAAGCACTCATGATCGGACTGCAAAAGGATACATCAGAAATTTTAGTCGGATGGCAATCTCATTTAGCCGTCTGGTCTCAAAACTTTGCCCCTTGGTTGCTAGAGGTAGTTTTAAAACTAGCAGCACCCAGAAAACAACCGCAAATCAGCTTAATTAAGAGTTTAACTGCGAAAATACAGCACTTTAGTAATTGGTTGTTCTCTAAAAATAAAGTTGCGTTCGTATCAGAGCGCAAGTAA
- the pheT gene encoding phenylalanine--tRNA ligase subunit beta: protein MRISLTWLRELVEIKLSPEELAETLTIAGFEVEDIEDRRTWSNGVIVGKVLERQPHPNADKLSICQVDIGADETLNIVCGAANVRADIYVPVATTGTYLPKIDLKIKPAKLRGVPSNGMICSLKELGLPTDLDGIHIFTQENLSLGSDVRPLLGLDDVILNVTATANRADALSMVGIAREVAALTGGQLSIPQLENVTIAQNTGNLTVKIRETQACPAYISTVIEQIKIAPSPEWLQQRLRSAGVRPINNVVDITNYVLLEWGQPLHAFDKERLQSVASSENLTVGVRFADAGETLKTLDGQTRTLSTQNLLITANNKAVALAGVMGGEETQVHESTQSLILEAALFDSVAIRRSSRSLGLRSEASGRYERGVNRAELEIANNRALSLINELASGVILQQEIFDTRPDPSTWSHSILLRLDRVNEVLGPIQSEEETGELEVDDVEKILTALGCELLKDEECTWKVTVPPYRYRDLEREIDLIEEIARLYGYDKFCDTLPDKAEAGYLSLDQELLRKIRSYLRAAGLTELIHYSLVKPGEDKQIVLSNPLFAEYSALRTDLIAGLIDACQYNIEQGNGMLNGFEIGRIFWREEEGLDEAEMLAGIMGGDSTLGKWSRDGREQTLTWFEAKGILESVFRQFNLQVEFQPENRDSRLHPGRTASLWVRGIRLGTFGQVHPQLRREKSLPEAVYVFQLSLDVLLNTLDDDQLLVPKFQPFSTYPASDRDIAFFSPVKVTVSEIEKVITKAGKGLLDSVELFDEYRGENVPPGQRSLAFRLIYRSIDHTLTDAEVEAVHNKVREALVEKFGVSLRS from the coding sequence ATGCGTATTTCTTTAACCTGGCTGCGTGAACTAGTAGAAATAAAACTTAGTCCAGAAGAATTAGCCGAAACCTTGACAATAGCAGGGTTTGAAGTAGAAGATATTGAAGATCGCCGCACTTGGTCCAATGGCGTAATTGTGGGGAAAGTGCTTGAGCGTCAACCCCATCCCAACGCTGATAAATTGAGCATCTGTCAAGTAGATATTGGTGCAGATGAGACTTTAAATATTGTTTGTGGTGCGGCTAATGTCCGTGCTGATATTTATGTCCCAGTTGCCACCACAGGAACTTATTTACCAAAAATTGATTTAAAAATTAAACCCGCTAAACTTAGAGGTGTCCCTTCTAACGGGATGATCTGTTCCTTAAAAGAACTGGGTTTACCCACAGATTTAGACGGAATTCATATTTTTACCCAAGAAAATCTGTCTCTGGGTAGTGATGTTCGTCCATTGTTGGGTTTAGATGATGTGATTTTAAATGTCACCGCGACAGCTAACCGTGCTGATGCTTTATCTATGGTGGGGATCGCCAGGGAAGTCGCAGCCTTGACTGGTGGTCAATTATCTATTCCACAACTAGAAAACGTGACAATTGCCCAAAATACAGGAAATTTAACCGTAAAAATCCGTGAGACTCAAGCTTGTCCGGCTTACATCAGTACAGTTATTGAACAAATCAAAATCGCCCCATCTCCTGAGTGGTTACAACAACGTTTACGTTCCGCTGGAGTCAGACCAATTAATAATGTTGTAGACATTACCAACTATGTTTTATTAGAATGGGGACAACCTCTCCACGCTTTTGACAAAGAGCGTTTACAATCTGTAGCTAGTAGTGAAAATTTAACCGTTGGTGTGCGCTTTGCTGATGCTGGAGAAACCTTAAAAACTTTAGATGGACAAACCCGCACTTTGTCAACCCAAAATTTGTTAATTACTGCTAATAACAAAGCAGTTGCTTTAGCAGGAGTAATGGGTGGAGAAGAAACACAAGTTCATGAAAGTACACAAAGTCTAATTTTAGAAGCAGCTTTATTTGATTCTGTCGCCATTCGTCGTTCTTCCCGCAGCCTGGGATTAAGAAGTGAAGCTTCTGGTAGATATGAAAGAGGCGTAAATCGAGCCGAATTAGAAATAGCTAATAACCGCGCTTTATCGTTAATTAATGAATTAGCGTCAGGTGTGATTCTCCAACAAGAAATATTTGATACTCGTCCTGATCCCTCCACTTGGTCACATTCTATCTTACTGCGTTTAGATAGAGTCAATGAAGTGCTAGGTCCGATTCAATCAGAAGAAGAAACTGGAGAACTGGAAGTAGATGATGTAGAAAAAATCCTCACTGCGTTGGGATGTGAATTATTGAAAGATGAGGAATGTACTTGGAAGGTGACAGTACCCCCTTATCGTTATCGTGATCTAGAACGAGAAATTGATTTAATTGAAGAAATTGCCCGTCTTTATGGTTATGATAAATTCTGCGACACCTTACCGGATAAAGCAGAAGCTGGTTATTTATCTTTAGATCAAGAACTACTCCGCAAAATACGATCTTATTTACGGGCAGCAGGTTTGACGGAATTAATTCATTATTCTTTAGTCAAACCAGGAGAAGATAAACAGATAGTCCTTTCAAATCCTTTATTTGCCGAATATTCAGCACTGCGAACTGATTTAATCGCTGGTTTAATTGACGCTTGTCAATATAATATAGAACAGGGAAATGGGATGCTGAATGGTTTTGAAATTGGGCGGATTTTCTGGCGAGAAGAAGAAGGTTTAGACGAAGCTGAAATGCTGGCTGGGATCATGGGTGGTGATTCTACCCTTGGTAAATGGTCACGTGATGGACGGGAACAAACCCTGACTTGGTTTGAAGCTAAAGGCATTTTAGAAAGTGTATTTCGTCAATTTAATTTGCAGGTAGAATTTCAACCAGAAAATCGAGATTCCCGTTTGCATCCAGGACGTACCGCCTCTTTATGGGTGCGGGGAATCAGATTGGGTACTTTTGGACAAGTTCACCCCCAATTGCGACGGGAAAAAAGTTTGCCCGAGGCCGTATATGTGTTCCAATTAAGTTTAGATGTGCTCTTGAATACCCTGGATGATGATCAACTGTTAGTTCCTAAATTCCAGCCTTTTTCTACCTATCCAGCCAGTGATAGAGATATTGCCTTTTTCTCTCCTGTAAAAGTCACCGTTTCGGAAATTGAAAAGGTGATCACGAAAGCTGGTAAAGGGTTATTAGATTCTGTGGAATTGTTTGATGAATATCGTGGTGAAAATGTGCCACCAGGACAAAGGAGTTTAGCTTTTCGGTTAATTTATCGTTCAATCGATCACACTCTCACCGATGCAGAAGTAGAAGCAGTGCATAATAAAGTTCGTGAAGCTTTAGTGGAGAAATTCGGAGTGAGTTTGAGAAGTTAA